The nucleotide window AGTAAATAGCAGTAATTAAAGAAAAAGACTGAAATGAAATGGACGGCCAATGTGAAAAGTCAGAAAATATTCTAATGGAAATTTGATGCTTGGTACTACTGGTTGAAACCTTGGTACTACCATAAAACAAAACATGTGGCCCAGTTTGTAAAACCTTCTACTGTATGCATAATTGTAAAGTAGGTCTACTCATAATGCAAAATCCAAAcacaaaatcataaaaaaaaaaccttcctgcAATACAGCAGTATGGAAATTATTGCAAAAAAGTTTCTGCTATAAAATCTGATTGGAATTGGAAAACACCCTCATAGAGGCCACCTACCCATAAGGGAAAACAAGGTCGTCAATACCTACTCACAGAGATTCGCAGACATTATTTGCTTATCATGCCCTCTGTAAGTCATGATAGTCGACATGAAGTGAAATGGGTGGTATTTAATAGATGAACGTGTGATAAATGTGTGAGAACAACAGCACGGTAAATAATGACACATGTATAGGCAAATTGAATTACACCAAGATCCTTCCACGGACCATGATGAAACTAGCACGTTTCCGGTCGGTAGAGTGCACATGCCCAATATTTTCTGACACATTGCAAACATAGGCACTCAAACAAAAGTCCTACAAATGTCTTTAGCGCCACACGACACAATTTATATATTGTATAAAtggcattaataaatgtttttgatgtCATCAATGGTTAGAGTTCCTATGTTGTAACTTGTTTGTCACATttaactaaaaccagcctaggctggttggctggtcttagctggtttaagctggaagtagccgGTTTTAGCCGGGCTCCCAGCTGGACCAGGGTGGTTTTAGCTGTTGGTTTTCCAGCGTGGCCagactggaaaagtggccaaaacccctctaaaaccagcctgctgaccagctatgacaagctaaaaccaggctggttgaccagctacaACCAGCCAACAGGGGTTGGCAGTGGAATGGGAAAACAGGTCTCGAACTGACATGATTTTAACGTAAGCCCAGCGGTTTTAGAACAGTCAAATGCATTTTCGCGTGAAAAACAGAAAAGTGGCGCAATGGAAAAACGCTTTCTGTATGAAAGGCTCTTGATGGATAAATCCATCCTATGATAAATTTTTTCTCCTAAAAGGTGTGAAAAAAACTTAACAAATGTGCCTTATGACACTAAAACCGCCAGGTGGCGGCAAAGCcttgttttaataaataattatttgctCGTCCAGTTAAAGGGTTTACAGAGGGGATGCTTTTTACAAAGACTGTAAAAAAggctttttgtcctttttttcaaCAAGGAATCCCCCCTCAATTCAGGTTCTGACTGTGAGTGATATTCAGAAAAATGAGCAGATTCGCTGTGAACTTTCAGCTAGATCTTTTTAATTCTGATGCTCTTGTGAAACAGTCAGAATCCACATTCTTTACATAAGTACATTGAAGTTGTATACAGTTTAATGCAATACACTCCATAAaaactggaactaaagtctgaaGGTAGGTAGGTGTGGAAGTCTGCTGGTAGGtaaatctccaggaacaggattggggaCGCCAGCTGTATACAAATAAAATTTATCAACTAGACAAGGTACAATTTGTGattgtgctcctcccgaacctgtTAAAAAAACATCTTATGAAATGTCAGGATCAAAGTCTGAATTGTTCCAGACAGAATAGGAGCCTATGATGGACAACAGGCTTTAATATCCTTATcatatttttagaaaacaaccaaaATTCTAATTAAAGCTCTCCAAGACCTGCTATTCACTCACAGGTAAGTTTTGGAAATATATGAAATATCTCATATTTTTCTCATGTTTGTTGCTGAGCCTAGTTCACAGACTGAACAAATTAAAAACAGCACTTTGTGGGTTAGATGTGGAAATTGcataactaaatatattttgatgtgtTTAGGAATTCTTCTTACTTCTAATAAGgtaaaacacttatttttaataatttaactcAGTTTTTAGTAAGTAATTGTTAAAAGCTGTATACGGAAGTGGATGTGATCTGTTTTGCCTCCATAAATTTATTTTGCAAAGTGCTGGCATTGAtatgtaaaatcataataaatggtaacaataaaatgttacaaatagAGTGGTTTTAAAATTACATTGTGCTTCTGGGGTCATCATGTTTACTGAATAGCTTTAAAATACCCCTTTATTGCCTTGATTTGAGAAAGGGGTGGGGATTTCATGCTGTAAAATGATAGATTTGCTCTGCTTTATTTTTCCCTGATGAGGCCTACAGAAAAGTAGAGCAATGGCAGTCACAAAAATACAGAGCATGGATGACCCTCCATTTAAGTCAATTGCTGAAACTTTGACTGAATAAAGCAAACGATAAAATAACTGTAAAATCTTAGCATCATGTCCagtgacatttattttttactctaCAAGTAATAATACCTAATGTGTAGACATGAATTGCAgatgatacatttttattatttctctTGTTTTCAGCTCTGTCATCCTCCAGTGGTCCTCTGGCCGAGGAGCTTCAGTGTTCAGTGTGTCTGGATGTGTTCACTGATCCAGTTACTATTCCATGTGGACACAACTTCTGTAAGAGCTGCTTGAACCAGTGCTGGGAAAAGAGTCAGAACTGCATCTGTCCATTTTGTAAAGAAACATTCAGTAAAAGACCTGACCTCAATATCAACACAGCACTTAGACAAGTTGCGCAACTCTTTAAGAAAAAGCCTAGTGTAGTAAATCAGTGTAGTAAATCTGATGTTCTCTGTGACGTTTGTgataaaagaaagaagaaagccCTAAAATCCTGCCTGCTGTGCCAGGCTTCTTTCTGTGAAACTCACCTAGAGTTTCATCACAAAGTCTATTTAAAGAAACACAAACTGATGGACCCTGTGAGGAACATGAAGGACTACATATGCCAGAAACACAAGAGACCTCTGGAGCTGTTCTGTAGAGATGATCAGATGCGTGTATGTGTGTTTTGCACTCATCGAGACCACAAAACTCACAACACTGTTACTCTAGACGAGGAGAGTAAAATGAAAAAGGCACGAGTTACTAACAACATTGAAACTTGTTCCAAAGCCCTGATTTTATAGTCAAAAGATGGAAAATGTTGATGTGATCAaaatgtgtctgtctgtctatagacTCAGCTGATGAAGACAAAGAAAGATGTGCAGCAGATGATCCTGGACAGAATCAGGAAGATTCAAGACATTGAATACTTTGCAGAACTCAGACAAGTGAGCTGAAGATGTTCAGTCTTTAatgaataatgttttattttgacaCTGTAAATTAAGATGAGTActtaaaataaaactgtttttcagaaaagcaCAGATCGAGTAAAAGCAGCTGATGTTGAGCTCTTCAGCGATCTGATGCGCTCTATTGAGAGATGTCAGGCTGAGCTGCTGGAGATGATGGAGGAAAAGCAGAAAGCGGCACAGAAACGGGATGAAGAGCTCATTCAAGAGCTGCAGCAGGAAATCACTGAGCTCAAGATGAGAAACACTGAGCTGGATCATCTCTTACGCACTGAGGATCACTTCCAGCTCCTACAGGTCAGTGTCTCTCTTTCTGCTCACATCACAGGACAACACTCACACTCCTCATGCTGAGAGATTTCTCCTCTCTCCTGTTGTAGATTGACCCATCCCTGTGCAGTCCTCCAGATACCAGGAACTGGCCTGAGATCAGTATGAACACTGATGTAAGTGTGGAGACTCTGAGGAGAGCTCTGACTCAACTGCAGGAAACTCTAGATGAGAAACTCAGTGAAACAGGTAAGTCAACAATAAATACAGGACATTAGTGAATTTATGTGAGACACATGCAAGTTTTGTACATAAACATTtgaaaatcttttattttatGATTGTTTGACTTCACAGTGTTGAGGAGGATGCAGCAGTATGCAGGTACAATGTGTGATTTTTACTCTTGACATACGTAGTATGATAGTTTACATGAAGATCTTAAAATATAGTTAAAATATAACTAATTTTATCTGATTTCTCTCTTAGTGAATGTGACTCTGGATCCTGATACAGCTCATCCATATCTGATCCTGTCTAATGATAGAAAACATGTGAGACATGGAGACATTAAGCATGAACTCCCAGATTACCCAGAGCGGTTTAATTACAGTGCCTGTGTCCTGGGAAAAGAGGGATTCTTGTCAGGTAGATTTTATTTTGAAGTGCAGCTGAAGAGAAAGACTAAGTGGGATTTAGGAGTGGCCAGAGAATCTATTAACAGGAAGGGACCGATCACAGTGAGTCCTCAGGATGGATACTGGGCTGTGGCTCTGAGGGACGGGAGTGATTATTGGGCTTGTGCTGATTCATGTGTCCACTTGTCTCTGAGAGTGAAACCGCAGAAGGTGGGGGTGTTTGTGGATTATGAGGAAGGTCTGGTCTCCTTCTATGATGTGAAGTCCAGATCTCATATCTACTCTTTCACTGGTCAGTCCTTCATTAATAGACTATATCCATATTTTTGTCCCTTTCCAAATGATACTTGTAAAGATTCCGCACCAATGACCATCTCACCTGTTACTTACAATAAATGAATATATGAGCCAGATTTGAAAAACAgtactttattttaattgttaaagACATATTCATTGGAAAGTATATACTGAAAAAATGTTATAGTGTTTTCCATCTGCTTTTTTAGCTTTGCAAATCTGCATAGTCTGTAATAttctccaaaaaaataaaaatgtaaacgttTGCACAGTTTGAGAATTTTGTCagtaaacatctgaatgattcagagtggatgggtgaaagtgttgtggtcagataacACTAAtttcaagctctttggcatcaactcgtcatgtttggaggaggaggaatgctgcctataaccccaagaacaccatcccctccgtcaaacatagaggtggaaacattatgctttgggggtgtttttctgcaccgggactggacaactgcaccgcatcaaaggatctcaccgtcaaatcttgggtgagaacctccttccctcagccagggcattgaaaatgggtcgtcattgggtattccagcatgacaatgacccaaaacacattgCCAAGACAACaaaagagtggctcaagaagaagcacattaaggtcctggagggGCCtatagccagtctccagacctgtgaacagagctgttttagacaagttaaaaagggtgttgttttacact belongs to Garra rufa chromosome 3, GarRuf1.0, whole genome shotgun sequence and includes:
- the LOC141331661 gene encoding E3 ubiquitin-protein ligase TRIM39-like yields the protein MSNDTFLLFLLFSALSSSSGPLAEELQCSVCLDVFTDPVTIPCGHNFCKSCLNQCWEKSQNCICPFCKETFSKRPDLNINTALRQVAQLFKKKPSVVNQCSKSDVLCDVCDKRKKKALKSCLLCQASFCETHLEFHHKVYLKKHKLMDPVRNMKDYICQKHKRPLELFCRDDQMRVCVFCTHRDHKTHNTVTLDEESKMKKARLMKTKKDVQQMILDRIRKIQDIEYFAELRQKSTDRVKAADVELFSDLMRSIERCQAELLEMMEEKQKAAQKRDEELIQELQQEITELKMRNTELDHLLRTEDHFQLLQIDPSLCSPPDTRNWPEISMNTDVSVETLRRALTQLQETLDEKLSETVLRRMQQYAVNVTLDPDTAHPYLILSNDRKHVRHGDIKHELPDYPERFNYSACVLGKEGFLSGRFYFEVQLKRKTKWDLGVARESINRKGPITVSPQDGYWAVALRDGSDYWACADSCVHLSLRVKPQKVGVFVDYEEGLVSFYDVKSRSHIYSFTGQSFINRLYPYFCPFPNDTCKDSAPMTISPVTYNK